Proteins from a genomic interval of Lysobacter stagni:
- a CDS encoding KTSC domain-containing protein, whose protein sequence is MDREPVQSQALVSVGYDPDRRMLEVEFEGGAVYRYYDIPPELHAGLMAAPSRGEFFATHIRNEGFDYVRMDEDVAPD, encoded by the coding sequence ATGGACCGCGAACCCGTGCAATCCCAGGCGCTGGTCAGCGTGGGTTACGACCCAGACCGCCGCATGCTCGAGGTCGAATTCGAGGGCGGCGCGGTCTATCGCTACTACGACATTCCGCCCGAGCTGCATGCCGGGCTGATGGCCGCGCCGTCGCGCGGCGAGTTCTTCGCCACGCACATCCGCAACGAAGGTTTCGACTACGTACGCATGGACGAGGACGTAGCACCGGATTGA
- a CDS encoding glycine zipper 2TM domain-containing protein, which produces MRNRVLPMLMLGLTASCLSVAAFAQKSSTRQPHCYDVEVQKPKEVKDQHKIAGTALGAVAGGLLGNQVGGGSGKKIATAAGAVGGAVAGRKIQENQQNKTETVVERRCD; this is translated from the coding sequence ATGCGCAATCGTGTTCTTCCCATGCTGATGCTGGGCCTGACGGCTTCGTGCTTAAGCGTCGCTGCGTTCGCGCAGAAATCGTCGACCCGGCAGCCGCACTGCTACGACGTCGAGGTCCAGAAGCCCAAGGAGGTCAAGGACCAGCACAAGATCGCCGGCACTGCGCTGGGCGCGGTGGCGGGCGGCCTGCTCGGCAACCAGGTCGGCGGCGGCAGCGGCAAGAAGATCGCCACCGCCGCGGGAGCGGTCGGCGGTGCCGTGGCCGGTCGCAAGATCCAGGAAAACCAGCAGAACAAGACCGAGACGGTGGTCGAGCGCCGCTGCGACTGA
- the alr gene encoding alanine racemase yields the protein MPAISSGNPPAVSERPTRIVVDLDHLAFNLRSIRAHVGVPVMGIVKANAYGHGLVPVALHLQAQGVEQLGVAFVEEGIALRQAGVTAPVLVMGGIFGPQVAQFIAHDLEITVSSLDKLRQVEAAAEAMGRKAVIHLKIDTGMERVGVHSYSARPFIEAAVASKWCVLKGIYSHLACSDDPSSPMTGQQTERFLEACAHIERMGAPMPIRHLANSGGVLHFPETWLDMVRPGIVLYGVQPDPASHRTVAVKPVMSLASQVVYFKVVKAGNTVSYGATWKADHDTRVVTVPIGYGDGYPRALSSRGDVLIRGARHPIVGRVCMDQFMVDIGQGSAWNEDEVVLIGAQGDQAITVEDLAQLAGVIPYEILVGLNDRIPREYRGGVSA from the coding sequence GTGCCCGCCATCTCTTCCGGAAATCCGCCTGCCGTCAGCGAGCGGCCCACCCGCATCGTCGTCGACCTCGACCATCTGGCGTTCAACCTGCGCAGCATCCGCGCGCATGTGGGCGTGCCGGTCATGGGCATCGTCAAGGCCAACGCGTACGGGCACGGCCTGGTGCCCGTCGCCCTGCACCTGCAGGCGCAGGGCGTCGAGCAACTGGGCGTGGCGTTCGTGGAGGAGGGCATCGCCCTGCGCCAGGCCGGCGTGACCGCACCAGTGCTGGTGATGGGCGGCATCTTCGGGCCGCAGGTCGCGCAGTTCATCGCGCACGATCTGGAGATCACCGTGTCCTCGCTCGACAAGCTGCGGCAGGTCGAGGCCGCCGCGGAGGCGATGGGACGCAAGGCGGTGATCCATCTGAAGATCGATACCGGCATGGAACGCGTCGGCGTGCACAGCTATTCGGCGCGCCCCTTCATCGAGGCGGCGGTGGCTTCGAAATGGTGCGTGCTCAAGGGCATCTATTCGCATCTGGCGTGCTCGGACGATCCGTCCTCGCCGATGACAGGGCAGCAGACGGAGCGCTTCCTCGAAGCCTGCGCGCACATCGAACGCATGGGCGCGCCGATGCCCATCCGCCACCTCGCCAACTCCGGTGGCGTGCTGCATTTCCCGGAGACGTGGCTGGACATGGTGCGCCCCGGCATCGTGCTGTACGGCGTCCAGCCCGATCCCGCATCGCATCGCACCGTGGCCGTGAAACCGGTGATGTCGCTGGCTTCGCAGGTGGTGTATTTCAAGGTGGTGAAGGCCGGCAATACGGTCAGTTATGGCGCGACCTGGAAGGCCGACCACGACACGCGCGTGGTGACGGTGCCCATCGGCTACGGCGACGGCTATCCGCGCGCGTTGTCCTCGCGCGGCGACGTGCTGATCCGCGGCGCACGCCATCCCATCGTGGGGCGGGTGTGCATGGACCAGTTCATGGTCGACATCGGTCAGGGCAGCGCCTGGAACGAAGACGAGGTGGTGCTCATCGGCGCCCAGGGCGATCAGGCCATCACCGTCGAGGATCTTGCGCAGCTGGCGGGGGTGATTCCGTACGAGATCCTCGTCGGCCTCAACGACCGCATTCCGCGCGAGTACCGGGGCGGCGTTTCCGCCTGA